The Penaeus chinensis breed Huanghai No. 1 chromosome 16, ASM1920278v2, whole genome shotgun sequence genome window below encodes:
- the LOC125033170 gene encoding vitelline membrane outer layer protein 1 homolog, with protein MKHTVTLLTALALAAAGVPRDERIPRRQVTDSLRLNNGLSWGDWGPIEYCKDGSFASSFQVKFEPYSLIDTDETAVNAVRLYCSTLDHITTGYVQSVEGTHGEWQNIRSCSSGFATGMRANVLEPQGALGDDVAVKNVQLACDGGTEVITGVIEEKIPSGEWSFWSRCTPGSAVCGIEIRYEDAGLGDDTGVTNLAMFCCAFNGTRTQ; from the exons ATGAAACACACAGTGACCCTGCTTACCGCTCTCGCCCTCGCCGCCGCTG GCGTACCGCGAGACGAGAGAATACCACGGCGGCAGGTTACGGACTCACTCAGACTAAACAATGGCCTAAGTTGGGGCGACTGGGGACCCATTGAGTATTGCAAGGATGGGAGCTTTGCCAGTTCATTTCAGGTCAAG TTCGAGCCGTACAGCCTGATCGACACAGACGAAACAGCTGTCAACGCCGTCCGCCTCTACTGCAGCACGCTCGACCACATCACCACCGGCTACGTCCAGTCCGTCGAGGGAACGCACGGGGAATGGCAAA ACATCAGGTCCTGCAGCTCTGGCTTCGCGACGGGCATGCGAGCCAACGTTCTTGAGCCGCAGGGGGCTTTGGGCGACGACGTGGCGGTGAAGAACGTGCAGCTCGCATGCGATGGAGGGACGGAGGTCATCACGGGGGTCATCGAGGAGAAG ATTCCCAGCGGAGAGTGGAGTTTTTGGTCGCGCTGCACTCCCGGGTCAGCAGTGTGTGGCATTGAG ATTCGCTACGAGGACGCGGGCCTTGGCGACGATACAGGAGTGACAAACCTCGCAATGTTCTGCTGTGCCTTCAACGGGACGAGGACGCAATGA